The following is a genomic window from Dehalococcoidia bacterium.
ATCGCAGATATCCTTCCTTATCGGCATCAAGGATGGCAACTAAACTGACTTCCGGCAAATCCAGTCCCTCCCGCAACAGGTTAATCCCCACAACCACGTCATAGACGCCGAGGCGCAAATCCCGGAGAATCTCCACCCGCTCCAGCGTAATAACCTCCGAGTGCAGATAGTGCGTTTTGATGCCCATCTCGCGAAGATAGTCGGCCAGTTCTTCGGCCATGCGCTTGGTCAGGGTGGTGACCAGGACCCTCTCCGAACGGCTCACCCGAATGTTGATCTGCTCCACCAGATCATCGATCTGCCCCTTCGTCGGCTTTATCTCCACCGTGGGATCCAGAAGCCCGGTAGGACGGATCACCTGTTCCACCACCTGCTGGCTATGCGCGTGCTCATAAGGGCCGGGGGTCGCGGAAGTGTAGACGACCTGATGGATATGGCGCTCGAACTCCTCGAAGTTCAACGGTCGATTATCCATAGCCGAAGGAAGCCGAAATCCATACTCCACCAGCACCTCTTTCCGTGACCGGTCGCCGTGATACATGCCCCGAACCTGTGGAATGGTCATGTGGGACTCATCGATGATCAGGAGAAAGTCATCGGGAAAGTAGTCGATCAGCGTCCAGGGCGAGCTCCCAGCCCCACGTCTTGCCAGATGGCGAGAGTAATTCTCCACACCGTTGCAATATCCTGTTTCCCGCAGCATCTCGATATCATAATTGGTACGGGCCTCCAGCCGCTGCGCCTCTACCAGCTTATCCCGAGATTTGAGGTCAGCCACTCGCTGCTCCATCTCCGCCTGAATATCGATGATGGCCGCCATCAGCTTCTCCTGGGTAGTAACAAAGTGCTTGGCGGGATAAATTTCGATCTCATTCTCGTGGGACAGGATTTCCCCTGTCAGCGGATCAAAGAGGCTGATGCGTTCCACCTCATCTCCCCAGAATTCCACCCTGAAACCCAAATCTTCGTAGGCGGGCTGAATCTCCAGCGTGTCTCCCCGAATACGGAACCTGCCTCTCGCAAAGCCAACGTCGTTCCTCTCATACTGCATCTCCACCAGACGGCGGGCCAGCCGATCCCGGTTTGCCTTTTCGCCTTTCTTTATCTGCGTCACGAAGCTGAAATATTCTTCCGGTTCGCCCAATCCATAGATGCAGGAAACCGATGCGGTCACAACAACGTCGCGGCGGGCGAGCACCGACCGCGTAGCTGAATTCCGCAGCTTATCGATCTCCTCATTGACGTCGGTTTCCTTTTCGATGTAGGTATCCGTGCGCGGGATATAAGCCTCCGGTTGGTAGTAATCATAGTAGCTGACGAAGTACTCTACCGCATTTTTTGGGAAAAACTCGCGAAATTCACTGCAAAGCTGTGCGGCCAGGGTTTTGTTATGAGAAAGGATCAGCGTCGGCTTTTGCACTCGGGCGATAACATTGGCCATGGTGAAAGTCTTCCCACTTCCGGTGACGCCCAGAAGGGTCTGGTGCCTGTAGCCTTTCCCCAAACCTTCGAGGATCTTCTCGATGGCTTGCGGCTGATCACCGGTGGGTTGAAAATCGGAGGCGAGTTCGAATTCCGGCATAGGATAACACTCTGGGCAGCGCGACTTCCCGATACTGAGTTATTATATCACCATCGCTGGATAGTCAGCTTCATCAGGATCAACCAAACCGCAGTCCATTACGGGGTGGAAGTTTAGCCAACGGGAACAACCTGCGCATCATAATAGAGTCTAAAGGCTGATCAGTCCCCGGAAATACACATGGACTAACATCAACTTCCAGTCTCAAACTTAAGTCCCTTACCAAAACAACGACCTGCCTCATTCGAACCGGCAGCTTGACAAACGGCCGGCTTTATCTCTACAATAAGCTAATCTTGGGGAGTCATATAATTGGTCATGAAAATCAATGTTTCGCAGCAGCTTATGGGCCCTCTGGGTGATCGTCGCACTTATTCTATCGATGAATTCACTCCGGAAGGTTATTCTGTAAAAGCGCTCGTGACGTTGGTACGCACTAACCGCAGCATTCTGGTGACGGGGCAAGCCAAAACCGCCAGCCACAGCATCTGCAGCCGATGTCTGGAAGAGTTCGAGCATTCGCTGGCATTCAAAATTGAAGAGGAATTTTTCCCGGCCAGAGATGTGGTAACTGATGAGCCTTTACTAACAAGCGAAGAGATCGATGGATTCACCATCGGCCAGGATCATATCATGGACCTGAGCGAAGCAGTGCGGCAAAACATTCAGCTCAATCTCCCCATCAAAACGATCTGCCAGCCGAAGTGTGCTGGATTATGTCAACAATGTGGCCATAATCTAAACCATGGCCCCTGCCATTGTTCGGAAGAGCCTGCTGATCCTCGCTGGTCTGCCTTGCGAGAGATACTCTCCAGATAAAATGGCCGGAAGAAAAAAGCGAGGTTGAAACTACATGGCATTACCCAAAAGAAAAACATCAAAGTGCCGACAGGCAACAAGGCAAAGTCACCGAGCCTATCCTATTCCCAGCTTATCCGAATGCCCACAGTGTCATACTCCGAAACCTCCCCACCAGGTATGCCCGGTCTGCGGAACTTATCGGGGAAGAGACGTAACCCAGGTCAACAAGACCAAGGCATAATCAAATGGAGATCATATTCGATCATCCTGCCTACAACACCGGCGAGGAAAGGCAACCCTGACAGCGTCAACACCCAGCCGAATCACAAATTCACGTGCGGCGGTGATCAATGAATAGGATAGCGTTCGTTTTTCCTGGCCAGGGATCGCAGAAAGTGGGTATGGGGGTTGATCTGGTCAATCAATCACCGGCAGCCAGACGCATCTTTGAAGAAGCCGATGACGCGCTGGGATTTTCAATATCCAAACTCTGCTTCGATGGCCCCGAGGAGAAGCTTCGTCAAACAATCAACACCCAGCCAGCGGTGATGACCGCCAGCTTGGCCTTTCTGCAGGCAGCCTTTGGAAACGGGCATCACATTCAGCCTGCCTTCGTCGCCGGGCACAGCCTGGGTGAGTTTACCGCACTGGTAGCCGCAGGTGTGCTCAGCTTTTCCGAAGGCATCCGCCTGGTTCAGGAACGCGCTCGCCTGATGCAGGAAGCCGGTGAGAACCGGCCCGGCGGCATGGCGGCCATTATCGGACTCGATCTGGTAACTCTGGAAGAGGTTTGTCAGGAAACCGGCACCCAGATCGCGAACCTTAATTGCCCGGAGCAAATCGCTATCAGCGGCACGCATAACGGTCTGGCCTGGGCGATGGACCTGGCCAAGGCCAGAGGAGCCAAAAGGGTTATTCGACTCGAGGTGGGCGGCGCCTTCCACTCTTATCTGATGAAGCCCGCGGCCAAAGGTTTAGCCAAGGCCGTTTCTCAGTTTGAGTTCCACCAGGCAGCGATTCCAATCGTGGCCAATACCACAGCCGAGCCCAAATCAACCGCCAAAGAAATGAGAGAGGAGATTGTGAACCAGGTATGCGGCTGCGTCCGCTGGCAATCCTCAATCGAATACATGATCAGTTCAGGAGTAGACACCTTTATTGAGATTGGCCCCGGCCAGGTACTTACCGGGTTGATAAAAAGGATCAACAGCGAGGTAAGGGTCATCAACATCAACGATGTGGCCTCTATCTCAGCCATACATTCTCAGGATTTGCTGTCGCCAGTTTGAACGGAGTAATCACTCCCTCCCCATTCGCTCGTGCTAATAAAGTCGCTGCCCTTTCTTGGACTTAACTAAATAATGAGAGTTTTAACTACATGGTCAGTTCTCGAAGAAAAGCCAGAATAATCGCCTTACAGGCCTTATACGAATTTGACTGCGTGGGACACGATCCCATTGCTTCTATCCTGCGCGCGACCCAGGAGAAATCCGTTTCAGAGGATATCGCCCTCTTCGCCCAACAAATCGTCAGCGGGGTGCTGGAAAACACAGAGGAACTCGATAGCCAGATCCACAAGTTCGCGCCAAGCTTCCCAGTAGAACAGCTTGCGCTGATTGATCGAGCGATATTGCGTCTGGCCATTTTTGAGTTGATGATCGATGGCAGCGTACCGGTCAAAGTAGCCATAAACGAGGCCGTGGAACTGGCAAAATCGTTTGGCAGCAGAAACTCTTCAAGGTTCGTCAACGGAGTTCTAGGTTCTGTCAGTGCGACCCTTGTACAACAGCGCTAGTTTTCATGCTATAATCACCTTTGAAATCTTTCAGGGAGGAAAAAGAATGGCCACAGTGTTTGAGCGGGTGAAAAAAATTGTAGTGGAGCAACTTGGTGTCGAAGAAGATGAAGTCACCATGGACGCTTCATTCGCTGATGACCTCAATGCGGATTCCCTCGATCTGGTTGAGCTGGTAATGGCCTTCGAGGAAGAATTCGGAAAAGACAACGAGCCCTTTGAGATACCCGATGAAGACGCAGAGAATCTCCGCGGCGTGAAAGATGCGGTTGAGTATCTGAAAGAACACGGATTCGAGGACGAATAAATAACGACGATGGTCATGAAAACCGCTCTTCCTCTCCCATCAACTGAATCCGGAACAAAAAAGGTGGAGCTATGGATACTGGCGGTGAAGCATTATCGGAGTGCGTCCTAACCGAATTTTCGGGGTCAAATAACATAAAGCACACGGCCGTCTCCGGCCGTGGTCTTTTATTACTCTCATCCAGAGAGGCGCGGATGTGACGTTACTAGCTGATTTATGTGATGAAATCTCCCAATGTCGAGACTGCGAACTGGCAGGATGCCGAAATCATGTAGTGCCTGGTGAAGGGGCGGAAAATGCTGAAATCATGTTTGTTGGCGAAGCACCAGGATTCCATGAAGATCAGCAGGGTCGACCTTTCGTGGGGGCGGCGGGGAAATTCCTTGATCAACTGCTGACTTCAATCAATCTCGACCGAAGGCAGGTGTATATCTGCAACGTCATCAAATGTCGGCCTCCGGAGAACCGCGATCCGCTCCCCAAAGAAATAGAGGCCTGCCGGAAATGGCTGGACCGCCAGATCGAAGTTATCGCCCCAAAGGCAATTGTCACACTGGGACGCCACTCCATGGCCAAATTCTTTCCCGGGGCCAGCATCAGCAAAATTCACGGCACGGCCCTGAAGAGTAACGGCCGAATTTTCTTTGCCATGTACCATCCCGCAGCGGCTCTGCATCAGCAAAGCCTGCGCAAGACCATCGAAGCGGATATACTCAAGCTCCCGGAGATTCTGGCCCAGCTCGAGGATACCAAACCGCAGCCCGAGCCCAAACAGCTCAGCATGTTTTGATCGGTTGCCATAGAGAGCCTCATTTTCCACAGGACTCTTGGAATGATGTGCATATGACCAGGCGCAATGTGAAGCGAAAGAGAGCCACAGCAAAATCAAAAGGAAATGGCAAAGGTCCAGGCGCCATACGCTCCTTTATATCCAATCTGTCTTACAAAGTGGGAGCCGTTGTTCTCACAGCCCTTCTTGCCAGCGGAGCACTCTTCATCGCACTCGAGGTCGGGGGCACGGATCTCCTCAAGGCATTGGGCTTCGGATGGATTCCCATCATCATATGGATTGTGATCGTCATCGCTATTATATGGCAAGACCGTATCAGCAGCATGCGAAAGTACTGGAACTGCTGGATCGGAGCCCTCATCCTCAGCACTGCTCTTCTGGGCATAATGGCCTTGTTTCGTCCCGCGATCACCATCGCTGATGTCTCCCTAGCCGATGAGGACGTCACACTGGCCGGCTCTGTGGGGCGATTTATCCGCGGCGAATCTTACAGTTGGGCGCATCTGATGAGCCTGGTTGTTCTTGGCACGGTCTTCATCATCCCCAGACACTCCTTTGACTTCGCCATAAAAGCATGCCGGTTTTCCTGGGACATGAGCCGAAAACTCCTCGTCCTGCTTGCAACCAAATCATGGCCTTTTATCAAGCAGATACCGGGATGGATACTCTCCGCCGCTCGCTTCATATGGGCCAAAATAGGTTCTCTCTTACGTCCCAATCCGGATGCAGAGAAAGCGCCTGAAGCATCGAAGAGCAAAGAGGGAACAAAGAAACCGGTGGGACGATCCTTAAGAAGAACCCGAAAGCCCTCTCCGGAAATGGTCGCCGTCCCGGCGGCAGAACCGGAGGAAACGCCGATAGATGAAGTGATCATTTCTCTTGATACCAACCGGGAATTGCCCCCCATTGAGATTCTGGACGAATCTCCCAAGACCAGCTTCGCGCAAGCCAATAACGATGATCGCGCCCGGATCATTGAGGAAGCGCTCTCCAGTTATGGCGTCGATGCCAAAGTGCAGCAGGTCAATCCGGGACCTTCGGTCACTCAATTCGGCATAGAACCGGGATGGGATCGCAAATACAAGAAGATTGTCGAAAAGGACCTAAACGGCAAGCCCAAACTCGATAAGAACGGCAACCCGAAAACACATCAAGAAGAAATATCGAAAACCCGAGTCAAAGTGGAGCGCATTACCGCGCTTGCCAATAACCTCGCACTGGCATTGGCTGTCTCCGATATTCGAATTGAAGCGCCGGTGCCCGGAAAGGCACTAGTGGGGATCGAAGTTCCCAATGTGAGCACTGCCATCGTCTCTCTGCGCAGTGTTATTGAGAGTCCTTCCTTTCAAAAGATCGCCGCCAAGTCCAGCCTGGCCATCGCTTTGGGGCTGGGTGCCGGGGGAGAGGCGTCCTCCGGCGACCTGGCCAAGATGCCCCATTTGCTCATCGCCGGCGCTACCGGAAGCGGGAAAAGCGTTTGCCTCAACTGCATCGTGAGCTGCATTCTCTCACAGACTACACCGTATGAAGTGCGACTGCTTCTCATTGACCCCAAGAGAGTTGAGATGGTGGCCTTTAATGATGTTCCCCACCTGATAACCCCAGTGGTAGTAGAATCCGATCAAGCAGTCGATAGCCTGAGACGGTTAACGGCGGAAATGGACATCCGCTACCGTAAGTTCGCCTCCGTTGGAGTCCGCAATATCGAGACTTACAACAAGAGCCCCAGAGTCGCCGAGAAAATACCCTACATCGTAGCCGTAATCGATGAGCTCGCCGACCTGATGATGACCACACCGGATATCGTCGAGCCCTTGATCTGCCGGCTGGCTCAGCTGGCGCGGGCCACTGGAATCCATCTCATCATAGCCACTCAGCGGCCATCGGTGGATGTCATCACCGGGCTCATCAAGGCCAACTTTCCCACCCGGATCAGTTTCGCCGTCGTTTCCTCGATCGATTCCCGCACCATTCTCGATTCAATTGGCGCCGAGAAACTTCTGGGGAAGGGCGATATGCTTTACCTCCCTTCGGACGTCAGCAAGCCAAAACGAATCAGGGGATGTTATGTATCCGATGAAGAAATGGAACGTTTGGTGGGTTTTTGGAAAAAATGGGCGGCAAGGCATTTCCCCCCGGAAGCAGATCATGTAGCAAAGGATTTTGCTGCCCTGCCTGTTGAGAGATTGGACATAGATCCCCTCCTGGAAAAAGCCAGGCAGTTATGCGAGGAGGCCAGTCACGTTTCTGCCTCTCTCCTCCAGCGCAAGCTTCATATCGGCTATCAACGAGCTTCTCGAATCATGGAGCAGCTCGAAGTGGAAGGACTACTTGAATCCGGGGAATCCGATGATTTTGAAAATCCTTGGGAGGGGGAACCATGAAGCAAATGATTTCATATGTGACCTACGTTGTAGAAAGAAAGAGGCAGCGGAATAGAAGACCCAAGTATCTTTTTCTGAATCCCATGAAGCGATTGCCGGAAGAGGAAGCTCAGTGTGTTTCTTGCGGCGCTGATCTGGCCAAATCCGAGCTGTATCAGCAATATCGCGTCTGTGAAGAGTGCCGATTTCATCACAGCATCTCGGCCTTGGAAAGGATACAGCTCCTGGCCGATCCAAACAGTTTTCAAAAAATTCACCGAACCCAAGCGACTTCAAGTTCAGCCCAGCTCCCGGGGAATGTTTCCTATCAGGAGCGCATCCACGAAGCCCAAAGGAGAACCGGGCTCTCCGAGGCAGTGGTGACGGGCATCTGCACCATCGGCGGCAATCCGACGGTTCTGGTGGTGCTGGACTTTGGCTTCCTGGGCGGAAACATGGGCATCGTGGTCGGCGAGCGGATCGCCATGGCTTTTGAAACCGCAGTGAAGAAGAAGCTCCCTGTGATTACAGTCGTCTCATCGGGCGGGG
Proteins encoded in this region:
- the uvrB gene encoding excinuclease ABC subunit UvrB; translation: MPEFELASDFQPTGDQPQAIEKILEGLGKGYRHQTLLGVTGSGKTFTMANVIARVQKPTLILSHNKTLAAQLCSEFREFFPKNAVEYFVSYYDYYQPEAYIPRTDTYIEKETDVNEEIDKLRNSATRSVLARRDVVVTASVSCIYGLGEPEEYFSFVTQIKKGEKANRDRLARRLVEMQYERNDVGFARGRFRIRGDTLEIQPAYEDLGFRVEFWGDEVERISLFDPLTGEILSHENEIEIYPAKHFVTTQEKLMAAIIDIQAEMEQRVADLKSRDKLVEAQRLEARTNYDIEMLRETGYCNGVENYSRHLARRGAGSSPWTLIDYFPDDFLLIIDESHMTIPQVRGMYHGDRSRKEVLVEYGFRLPSAMDNRPLNFEEFERHIHQVVYTSATPGPYEHAHSQQVVEQVIRPTGLLDPTVEIKPTKGQIDDLVEQINIRVSRSERVLVTTLTKRMAEELADYLREMGIKTHYLHSEVITLERVEILRDLRLGVYDVVVGINLLREGLDLPEVSLVAILDADKEGYLRSDTALIQTMGRAARHAEGHIIMYADVMTDSMRRAIDETQRRRKIQAAHNQEHGITPEGIKKAIKDITDQLRQAVKAKPEPEIAAGAFSKEEITRLIKSLQSQMKSAAGNLEFEKAALLRDQIIELRKVMESFSSLS
- a CDS encoding DUF177 domain-containing protein, with product MKINVSQQLMGPLGDRRTYSIDEFTPEGYSVKALVTLVRTNRSILVTGQAKTASHSICSRCLEEFEHSLAFKIEEEFFPARDVVTDEPLLTSEEIDGFTIGQDHIMDLSEAVRQNIQLNLPIKTICQPKCAGLCQQCGHNLNHGPCHCSEEPADPRWSALREILSR
- the rpmF gene encoding 50S ribosomal protein L32, whose product is MALPKRKTSKCRQATRQSHRAYPIPSLSECPQCHTPKPPHQVCPVCGTYRGRDVTQVNKTKA
- the fabD gene encoding ACP S-malonyltransferase: MNRIAFVFPGQGSQKVGMGVDLVNQSPAARRIFEEADDALGFSISKLCFDGPEEKLRQTINTQPAVMTASLAFLQAAFGNGHHIQPAFVAGHSLGEFTALVAAGVLSFSEGIRLVQERARLMQEAGENRPGGMAAIIGLDLVTLEEVCQETGTQIANLNCPEQIAISGTHNGLAWAMDLAKARGAKRVIRLEVGGAFHSYLMKPAAKGLAKAVSQFEFHQAAIPIVANTTAEPKSTAKEMREEIVNQVCGCVRWQSSIEYMISSGVDTFIEIGPGQVLTGLIKRINSEVRVININDVASISAIHSQDLLSPV
- the nusB gene encoding transcription antitermination factor NusB; the encoded protein is MVSSRRKARIIALQALYEFDCVGHDPIASILRATQEKSVSEDIALFAQQIVSGVLENTEELDSQIHKFAPSFPVEQLALIDRAILRLAIFELMIDGSVPVKVAINEAVELAKSFGSRNSSRFVNGVLGSVSATLVQQR
- a CDS encoding acyl carrier protein codes for the protein MATVFERVKKIVVEQLGVEEDEVTMDASFADDLNADSLDLVELVMAFEEEFGKDNEPFEIPDEDAENLRGVKDAVEYLKEHGFEDE
- a CDS encoding uracil-DNA glycosylase, whose product is MSQCRDCELAGCRNHVVPGEGAENAEIMFVGEAPGFHEDQQGRPFVGAAGKFLDQLLTSINLDRRQVYICNVIKCRPPENRDPLPKEIEACRKWLDRQIEVIAPKAIVTLGRHSMAKFFPGASISKIHGTALKSNGRIFFAMYHPAAALHQQSLRKTIEADILKLPEILAQLEDTKPQPEPKQLSMF
- a CDS encoding DNA translocase FtsK → MTRRNVKRKRATAKSKGNGKGPGAIRSFISNLSYKVGAVVLTALLASGALFIALEVGGTDLLKALGFGWIPIIIWIVIVIAIIWQDRISSMRKYWNCWIGALILSTALLGIMALFRPAITIADVSLADEDVTLAGSVGRFIRGESYSWAHLMSLVVLGTVFIIPRHSFDFAIKACRFSWDMSRKLLVLLATKSWPFIKQIPGWILSAARFIWAKIGSLLRPNPDAEKAPEASKSKEGTKKPVGRSLRRTRKPSPEMVAVPAAEPEETPIDEVIISLDTNRELPPIEILDESPKTSFAQANNDDRARIIEEALSSYGVDAKVQQVNPGPSVTQFGIEPGWDRKYKKIVEKDLNGKPKLDKNGNPKTHQEEISKTRVKVERITALANNLALALAVSDIRIEAPVPGKALVGIEVPNVSTAIVSLRSVIESPSFQKIAAKSSLAIALGLGAGGEASSGDLAKMPHLLIAGATGSGKSVCLNCIVSCILSQTTPYEVRLLLIDPKRVEMVAFNDVPHLITPVVVESDQAVDSLRRLTAEMDIRYRKFASVGVRNIETYNKSPRVAEKIPYIVAVIDELADLMMTTPDIVEPLICRLAQLARATGIHLIIATQRPSVDVITGLIKANFPTRISFAVVSSIDSRTILDSIGAEKLLGKGDMLYLPSDVSKPKRIRGCYVSDEEMERLVGFWKKWAARHFPPEADHVAKDFAALPVERLDIDPLLEKARQLCEEASHVSASLLQRKLHIGYQRASRIMEQLEVEGLLESGESDDFENPWEGEP